A part of Miscanthus floridulus cultivar M001 chromosome 6, ASM1932011v1, whole genome shotgun sequence genomic DNA contains:
- the LOC136456503 gene encoding phenylalanine--tRNA ligase, chloroplastic/mitochondrial-like, with the protein MRPLIRTARCWLLRARVRAMATLPMAPHAAAISSFTTRPLYSPSRSHRLLLARFFSAALAPARAKGLRATASAVEVGGVKIAREDVVKEDDPTNNVPDTIFSKIGLQLHRRDNHPLGILKNTIYDYFDKNFTGQFDKFDDLCPLVSVKQNFDDVLVPSDHVSRSYNDTYYVDGQTVLRCHTSAHQAELLRDGHTHFLVTGDVYRRDSIDSTHYPVFHQMEGFCVFSPDEWSGSGMDGTAYAAAELKKTLEGLARHLFGAVEMRWVDTYFPFTNPSFELEIYFQDDWLEVLGCGVTEQEILKRSGRRDHVAWAFGLGLERLAMVLFDIPDIRLFWSNDKRFTSQFSEGKLGVKFKPFSKFPPCYKDMSFWINDAFTENNLCEVVRGIAGDLVEEVKLIDNFTNKKGMTSHCYRIGYRSMERSLTDEEINNLQLNVREAVKDKLKAELR; encoded by the exons ATGCGGCCGCTTATCCGAACCGCTCGCTGCTGGCTCCTCCGCGCGCGTGTTCGCGCCATGGCCACGCTTCCGATGGCGCCCCACGCCGCCGCCATCTCCTCCTTCACCACCCGCCCCCTCTACTCCCCTTCGCGTTCTCACCGCCTCCTCCTCGCCCGCTTCTTCTCCGCCGCGCTGGCGCCGGCCCGGGCGAAAGGGCTGCGAGCGACGGCCTCCGCCGTTGAGGTGGGCGGCGTCAAGATCGCGCGCGAGG ATGTTGTGAAGGAGGATGACCCGACAAACAACGTGCCAGACACTATCTTTTCAAAGATCGGCCTGCAGCTGCACAGGAGGGATAACCATCCTCTTGGGATCCTGAAGAACACAATTTATGATTACTTTGACAAGAACTTCACTGGACAGTTTGACAAGTTTGATGACCTTTGCCCCCTTGTTTCTGTCAAGCAG AATTTTGATGATGTCTTGGTCCCTTCTGACCATGTAAGTCGGAGTTACAATGACACGTATTATGTTGATGGTCAAACAGTCTTAAGGTGTCATACCAGTGCTCATCAAGCTGAGCTGCTAAGGGATGGGCATACACACTTTCTTGTAACTGGAGATGTTTACCGGAGGGATTCCATTGATTCAACTCACTATCCTGTCTTCCATCAG ATGGAAGGGTTCTGTGTCTTCTCTCCTGATGAATGGTCAGGTTCTGGCATGGATGGGACAGCATATGCAGCTGCAGAACTCAAGAAAACGCTGGAAGGCTTGGCAAGACATCTATTTG GTGCTGTAGAGATGCGATGGGTTGACACTTACTTCCCATTTACCAACCCATCCTTCGAGCTCGAAATATACTTTCAG GATGATTGGTTGGAGGTTTTGGGGTGTGGAGTCACCGAGCAGGAAATTTTGAAAAGAAGTGGCAGGAGAGACCATGTGGCATGGGCCTTTGGATTGGGATTGGAGCGCCTTGCAATGGTCCTTTTTGACATTCCAGATATTCGACTCTTCTGGTCGAATGATAAACGGTTCACGTCCCAG TTCTCAGAAGGCAAGCTTGGTGTCAAGTTCAAGCCATTTTCAAAG TTTCCTCCTTGTTACAAGGATATGAGTTTCTGGATCAATGATGCATTTACAGAGAACAACTTATGTGAGGTTGTCAGAGGAATTGCTGGCGATCTTGTTGAGGAG GTAAAACTTATTGATAATTTCACCAACAAGAAAGGCATGACAAGTCACTGCTACAGAATAGGCTATAGGTCAATGGAACGTTCACTCACAGATGAGGAGATTAATAATCTTCAG TTGAATGTCAGGGAAGCTGTGAAAGATAAATTGAAAGCAGAGTTGAGATAG